In Armatimonadota bacterium, a single genomic region encodes these proteins:
- the lpxC gene encoding UDP-3-O-acyl-N-acetylglucosamine deacetylase → MREERARPPEVLRQRTVRRPVDLAGIGLHTGRPVRVRLGPAPPHTGIRFRRVDLPGAPEVRADLAAVQATARGVTLGTAPEAAVATVEHLLSAAAGLDVDNLLCEVDGPELPALDGSARGFVEALRAAEPVEQEASAAVIEVGEATVAHGAGLARSAPGPALEVTYVVDLPAPLGRQVARYGPGVSYAEAIAPARTWGFAEEAAALRARGLAHGASPDNVLVLGPEGYLTPPRFPDEPARHKLLDLLGDLALLGARLRGRIEVERGGHALHLTLARAIARRGAGSIADGAGGVA, encoded by the coding sequence ATGCGTGAAGAGCGGGCCCGCCCGCCCGAGGTCCTCCGCCAGCGCACCGTCCGGCGGCCGGTCGACCTCGCGGGGATCGGGCTGCACACCGGCCGGCCGGTGCGCGTGCGGCTGGGGCCCGCTCCCCCGCACACGGGCATCCGCTTCCGCCGGGTCGACCTCCCGGGGGCGCCGGAGGTGCGCGCGGACCTGGCGGCCGTGCAGGCGACCGCGCGCGGCGTGACGTTGGGGACGGCACCCGAGGCCGCCGTGGCGACCGTGGAGCACCTCCTCTCGGCGGCGGCCGGGCTGGACGTCGACAACCTCCTCTGCGAGGTGGACGGGCCGGAGCTGCCCGCCCTCGACGGCAGCGCGCGCGGCTTCGTCGAGGCGCTGCGGGCCGCCGAGCCGGTGGAGCAGGAAGCGTCGGCCGCCGTGATCGAAGTGGGTGAGGCGACCGTGGCGCACGGCGCGGGGCTGGCGCGCAGCGCGCCGGGGCCGGCGCTGGAGGTGACGTACGTCGTGGACCTGCCCGCGCCGCTGGGACGCCAGGTCGCCCGGTACGGCCCCGGGGTCTCCTACGCCGAGGCGATCGCACCGGCGCGGACGTGGGGTTTTGCGGAGGAGGCCGCGGCCCTGCGCGCCCGCGGGCTCGCGCACGGCGCCTCGCCCGACAACGTGCTCGTCCTGGGCCCCGAGGGCTACCTCACCCCGCCCCGGTTCCCCGACGAGCCGGCGCGTCACAAGCTCCTCGACCTGCTGGGCGACCTAGCCCTGCTGGGCGCCAGGCTGCGGGGGCGGATCGAGGTGGAGCGCGGAGGCCACGCGCTCCACTTGACCCTGGCCCGGGCGATCGCCCGCCGGGGGGCCGGGTCCATCGCGGATGGCGCGGGAGGGGTGGCATGA
- the lpxD gene encoding UDP-3-O-(3-hydroxymyristoyl)glucosamine N-acyltransferase, translated as MNAPTRLGELAARVGGEVLGDPDLVISGVAEPAGARPGTIVFAADARALRVAEASEASAVLLPAELPPGRKPAIRAANPRLAFARLLQWFAPAPAYPVGVHPTAVLGSDVVLGEGVGVGPHVVLGDRVRVGARTAILAGAVVGDECVIGEGCVLHPHVTLYPRTVLGDRVCLHAGVVIGSDGFGYAQGEEGAVKLPHLGRVVIEDDVEIGANTAVDRATLGETRIGAGTKIDNLVQVGHNVRIGRGVLIVGQVGLSGSVTVGDGAILAGQVGVPDHVAIGAGARVLARAVPTRDVPPGAIVSGFPAQPHRDELRLQAALRRVPELLERLRALETRLGGAADARGPDEPGAAPEGGE; from the coding sequence GTGAACGCGCCGACGCGCCTGGGGGAGCTGGCGGCCCGGGTGGGCGGCGAGGTCCTGGGCGACCCCGACCTCGTGATCAGTGGCGTCGCCGAACCGGCCGGGGCCCGGCCCGGGACCATCGTCTTCGCCGCCGACGCCCGGGCCCTCAGGGTGGCGGAAGCCAGTGAGGCCTCCGCCGTCCTCCTCCCGGCCGAGCTCCCGCCCGGCCGCAAGCCGGCCATCCGCGCGGCCAACCCGCGCCTGGCCTTCGCCCGGCTCCTCCAGTGGTTCGCTCCGGCCCCGGCCTACCCGGTCGGCGTCCACCCCACGGCGGTCCTCGGGTCGGACGTGGTGCTGGGGGAGGGAGTGGGGGTGGGCCCCCACGTGGTGCTGGGGGACCGCGTGCGTGTGGGGGCCCGCACCGCCATCCTCGCCGGGGCCGTGGTGGGCGACGAGTGCGTCATCGGGGAGGGGTGCGTCCTCCACCCCCACGTGACCCTCTATCCCCGGACCGTCCTGGGGGACCGCGTCTGCCTGCACGCCGGGGTGGTCATCGGCAGCGACGGGTTCGGGTATGCGCAGGGAGAGGAGGGCGCGGTGAAGCTCCCTCACCTGGGACGGGTGGTGATCGAGGACGACGTGGAGATCGGGGCCAATACCGCCGTCGACCGGGCCACGCTGGGGGAGACGCGTATCGGCGCGGGGACGAAGATCGACAACCTCGTGCAGGTGGGACACAACGTCCGCATCGGGCGGGGCGTGCTGATCGTGGGACAGGTGGGGCTCTCCGGCAGCGTCACCGTCGGCGACGGCGCCATTCTGGCCGGACAGGTCGGCGTCCCCGACCACGTGGCGATCGGCGCGGGGGCCCGGGTGCTGGCCCGGGCCGTCCCCACGCGCGACGTGCCTCCCGGCGCCATCGTCTCCGGGTTCCCGGCGCAGCCGCACCGCGACGAGCTGCGGCTGCAGGCGGCGCTGCGGCGGGTCCCCGAGCTGCTGGAGCGGCTGCGGGCGCTGGAAACGCGGCTTGGAGGCGCGGCCGACGCGCGCGGGCCTGACGAGCCGGGGGCTGCGCCGGAGGGCGGGGAGTAG
- a CDS encoding POTRA domain-containing protein codes for MAVEVVGNRHIPTDQILAQVQVRPTTLLDPETVRRDVQAIGELGWFADVTARVQGAPGGVRVVYVVVENPVVIDVVVEGNTVIPTPEILQALRVPLHQVLNFRQLREGTQAVERLYESRGYVLARVADAGLTPADGGRLRVRIAEGRIEAVEFRGLTKTQPFVLRRALTLKPGDVFNVQQVNRDLQRVFELGFFENVQARPRPGSTPDTVVLEIEVQEARTGRIAFGIGYSTAQGVVGSLEVGERNWRGRGQAISLRVERGVGLGAGTETSPRFNFSLNFREPFLDALGTGLEISLFQTSAIQREFVLGTLTSRYDLTRTGSFVEGSRPVAPDTTVALRLRSELASIDPLPLDPNDPASPAPPPTFFNPGCLSGAGGCRTVALAATGVRDTRDNKIEPTRGSRQLLSVELGLPALGGEFAFQKYVAEYVQYFPFGGGSLLAGRVMVGLSGGDLPLQEFFVVGGATTLRGFPAGRFRGPSMGLLNVEYRTPLGGIAPFLRDFTGVVFVDAGAAPLGGGEGLKVTYGVGTAFRTPLGTIRLDVAFGPEGTQTWLSLGHPF; via the coding sequence GTGGCCGTGGAGGTGGTGGGCAACCGCCACATCCCCACCGACCAGATCCTGGCCCAGGTGCAGGTGCGCCCCACCACCCTGCTGGACCCGGAGACGGTCCGGCGCGACGTCCAGGCCATCGGCGAGCTGGGCTGGTTCGCCGACGTCACCGCCCGGGTGCAGGGGGCACCCGGGGGCGTCCGCGTCGTGTACGTGGTCGTGGAGAACCCGGTGGTGATCGACGTGGTGGTGGAGGGGAACACCGTGATCCCCACCCCCGAGATCCTCCAGGCGCTGCGCGTCCCGCTCCACCAGGTCCTGAACTTCCGGCAGCTGCGCGAGGGGACGCAGGCGGTGGAGCGCCTCTACGAGTCCCGGGGCTACGTGCTGGCCCGGGTGGCCGACGCCGGCCTCACTCCCGCCGACGGCGGCCGCCTGCGGGTGCGCATCGCCGAGGGGCGCATCGAGGCGGTCGAGTTCCGCGGCCTCACCAAGACCCAGCCCTTCGTGCTGCGGCGGGCGCTCACGCTCAAGCCCGGCGACGTCTTCAACGTCCAGCAGGTGAACCGCGACCTGCAGCGCGTCTTCGAGCTCGGCTTCTTCGAGAACGTCCAGGCCCGCCCGCGGCCCGGGTCCACGCCGGATACGGTCGTACTGGAGATCGAGGTGCAGGAGGCGCGCACCGGCCGCATCGCCTTCGGCATCGGCTACAGCACCGCCCAGGGCGTGGTGGGGTCGCTGGAGGTGGGTGAGCGCAACTGGCGGGGCCGCGGGCAGGCCATCAGCCTGCGCGTGGAGCGCGGCGTGGGACTCGGCGCCGGGACGGAGACCTCCCCCCGCTTCAACTTCTCCCTTAACTTCCGCGAGCCGTTCCTCGACGCGCTCGGGACCGGCCTGGAGATCAGCCTCTTCCAGACCTCGGCGATCCAGCGGGAGTTCGTCCTAGGGACCCTGACGTCACGCTACGACCTCACCCGCACCGGGAGCTTCGTCGAGGGCAGCCGGCCGGTGGCTCCGGACACCACCGTCGCCCTGCGCCTGCGCTCGGAGCTGGCCAGCATCGACCCGCTGCCCCTCGACCCCAACGATCCCGCCTCGCCCGCTCCGCCCCCGACCTTCTTCAACCCCGGCTGTCTCTCCGGCGCCGGCGGCTGCCGCACCGTCGCCCTGGCCGCCACCGGGGTGCGCGACACGCGGGACAACAAGATCGAACCGACCCGCGGGAGCCGGCAGCTCCTCTCCGTCGAGCTCGGGCTCCCCGCCCTGGGCGGGGAGTTCGCCTTCCAGAAGTACGTGGCCGAGTACGTCCAGTACTTCCCCTTCGGCGGCGGCTCCCTGCTGGCCGGCCGGGTCATGGTCGGACTGAGCGGCGGGGACCTCCCCCTGCAGGAGTTCTTCGTCGTCGGCGGCGCGACGACGCTGCGCGGCTTCCCGGCCGGCCGCTTCCGCGGTCCCTCCATGGGCCTGCTGAACGTGGAGTACCGCACGCCGCTTGGGGGGATCGCCCCCTTCCTGCGCGACTTCACCGGCGTGGTCTTCGTGGACGCGGGAGCGGCGCCGCTGGGCGGCGGGGAGGGGCTAAAGGTGACCTACGGCGTGGGGACGGCGTTCCGGACGCCGCTCGGCACGATCCGGCTCGACGTCGCCTTCGGACCGGAGGGGACCCAGACGTGGCTCAGCCTGGGCCATCCCTTCTGA
- the lpxI gene encoding UDP-2,3-diacylglucosamine diphosphatase LpxI (LpxI, functionally equivalent to LpxH, replaces it in LPS biosynthesis in a minority of bacteria.) has translation MGAVNGTLAILAGEGRLPEVLAARARAGGRRVLAIQVRGASPQLAEAADVYVRTPLGEVGRLLALLQGEGVTEVLLAGRFSRAAVHGDLAGGDAAARRLLETVRDRGDQPFLAAVASALGRWGIRVGEQLAYVGDLLAPPGVLAGPPPAPEEATDVQVAVRVARHLADLEVGQTVVVKGGAVLAVEAAEGTDEAIRRGGSMAPGAVVAKVGRTQQDPRFDVPTVGPDTVATLAAVRARVLALEAHRTILLDPMEVRHAAQASGITVVAVDAPPLQPRDAEAGRS, from the coding sequence GTGGGAGCGGTGAACGGCACGCTGGCCATCCTGGCCGGGGAGGGACGCCTCCCCGAAGTGCTGGCGGCGCGGGCGCGCGCCGGCGGCCGCCGGGTCCTGGCCATCCAGGTGCGCGGCGCGAGTCCGCAGCTGGCCGAGGCCGCCGACGTCTACGTGCGGACGCCGCTGGGTGAGGTCGGGCGCCTGCTGGCGCTGCTGCAAGGCGAGGGGGTCACCGAGGTGCTGCTGGCCGGCCGCTTCTCCCGGGCGGCGGTGCACGGCGACCTGGCCGGGGGGGACGCGGCCGCACGTCGCCTGCTGGAGACGGTGCGGGACCGGGGAGACCAGCCCTTCCTCGCGGCGGTGGCGTCGGCCCTGGGCCGGTGGGGCATCCGGGTGGGGGAGCAGCTGGCCTACGTGGGGGACCTGCTCGCCCCGCCGGGCGTGCTGGCCGGGCCGCCGCCCGCCCCGGAAGAGGCCACGGACGTCCAGGTGGCCGTGCGGGTGGCGCGCCACCTGGCCGACCTGGAGGTCGGGCAGACGGTCGTGGTCAAGGGCGGCGCGGTGCTGGCGGTGGAGGCGGCGGAGGGGACGGACGAGGCCATCCGCCGGGGCGGGTCGATGGCCCCCGGGGCGGTGGTGGCGAAGGTCGGCCGCACGCAGCAGGACCCGCGGTTCGACGTCCCCACGGTGGGGCCCGACACGGTGGCCACACTCGCCGCCGTCCGGGCGCGGGTCCTGGCCCTGGAGGCCCACCGGACGATCCTCCTCGACCCCATGGAGGTGCGCCACGCCGCCCAGGCCTCTGGGATCACGGTGGTGGCGGTGGACGCCCCGCCGCTCCAGCCGCGGGACGCGGAGGCGGGACGGTCATGA
- the lptC gene encoding LPS export ABC transporter periplasmic protein LptC produces MSGNRLLLAVVMTTVAVAAAAWLIQGQHRPPATPATPGASAPSPAAAAPSPGAAVPSPAAAAPSPGAAPPSPGEGSPAPLPGIPAVQMSEGRLSAADPAGRLQWELEARGLVVDNERQEVRLEQVTGHFYEQGRRVVTVAAAGGVFDLRSRDVSLTGGVRAHTPTGRRLAAARVHWNAAARRLTATGGVRLVQGGMEVRADRLESDVALRRTRLVGHIRVRVHEAER; encoded by the coding sequence GTGAGCGGGAACCGGCTCCTGCTCGCCGTCGTCATGACGACGGTGGCGGTGGCGGCGGCGGCCTGGCTGATTCAGGGACAGCACCGCCCCCCAGCGACGCCCGCCACGCCGGGAGCCAGTGCACCATCGCCGGCAGCCGCTGCACCGTCGCCGGGAGCCGCTGTACCGTCGCCGGCAGCCGCTGCACCGTCGCCGGGAGCGGCACCGCCGTCGCCGGGTGAGGGATCGCCGGCCCCGCTCCCCGGCATCCCGGCCGTGCAGATGTCGGAGGGGCGCCTGAGCGCCGCCGACCCGGCGGGGCGGCTGCAGTGGGAACTGGAGGCGCGCGGGCTGGTGGTCGACAATGAACGGCAGGAGGTCAGGCTGGAGCAGGTGACCGGGCACTTCTACGAGCAGGGGCGGCGCGTCGTGACCGTGGCGGCCGCCGGCGGCGTCTTCGACCTGCGCAGCCGGGACGTGTCTCTGACGGGCGGCGTGCGCGCCCACACGCCGACAGGGCGGCGCCTGGCGGCGGCGCGCGTGCACTGGAACGCCGCGGCGCGGCGGCTCACTGCCACGGGCGGCGTGCGGCTGGTCCAGGGAGGGATGGAAGTGCGCGCGGACCGCCTGGAGAGCGACGTGGCCCTGCGGCGGACGCGCCTCGTCGGCCACATCCGCGTCCGCGTCCATGAGGCGGAGCGATGA
- the lpxA gene encoding acyl-ACP--UDP-N-acetylglucosamine O-acyltransferase → MRTATDPHEPSPPVEVHPTAVVAPGAWLEPGVVVGPYAVVARDVVIGRGTRIGPHVIIEDGVRIGRDNELSAGVIVGCQPQDRRFTGEVSYTLIGDRNFIREYASISRATGDGEATTIGNDNFIMSYARIDHNVRIGDRVVVVGGAMLAGHVVLEDGAYVGGMAALHQFVRVGRLAMVAAQAMLRQDVPPFMLAAGQPGRCRGLNLVGLRRHGVSAADRITLRRAFRILYQSGLGMGAAVLALEAELGHHPLVRELIDFLRAARERERGVIRWER, encoded by the coding sequence ATGCGCACCGCCACCGACCCGCACGAGCCCTCCCCGCCGGTGGAGGTCCACCCGACCGCCGTCGTGGCGCCCGGCGCCTGGCTGGAGCCCGGCGTAGTGGTGGGGCCCTATGCGGTCGTCGCCCGCGACGTCGTCATCGGCCGGGGGACGCGCATCGGGCCGCACGTGATCATCGAGGACGGCGTGCGCATCGGCCGGGACAACGAGCTCTCGGCCGGGGTCATCGTGGGCTGCCAGCCGCAGGACCGGCGCTTCACCGGCGAGGTCAGCTACACGCTGATCGGCGACCGCAACTTCATCCGGGAGTACGCCTCGATCAGCCGGGCCACCGGCGACGGCGAGGCCACCACCATCGGCAACGACAACTTCATCATGTCCTACGCCCGCATCGACCACAACGTGCGCATCGGCGACCGCGTGGTGGTCGTGGGGGGCGCCATGCTGGCCGGGCACGTCGTCCTGGAGGACGGGGCCTACGTCGGCGGGATGGCCGCGTTGCACCAGTTCGTGCGCGTGGGCCGCCTGGCCATGGTGGCGGCCCAGGCGATGCTGCGCCAGGACGTGCCGCCCTTCATGCTGGCGGCGGGGCAGCCCGGGCGCTGCCGCGGCCTGAACCTGGTGGGGCTGCGCCGCCACGGCGTCAGCGCGGCCGACCGCATCACGCTGCGCCGGGCCTTCCGCATCCTCTACCAGTCGGGGCTGGGGATGGGCGCGGCGGTGCTGGCCCTGGAAGCCGAGCTCGGCCACCACCCGCTGGTGCGGGAGCTCATCGACTTCCTGCGGGCGGCGCGGGAGCGCGAGCGCGGGGTGATCCGGTGGGAGCGGTGA
- the lpxA gene encoding acyl-ACP--UDP-N-acetylglucosamine O-acyltransferase produces the protein MSEVRVTDIHPTAVVHPQAHLDPGVRVGPYAVVGADVVIGAGTVLGPHVVIEDGSRIGRDNEIATGAVIGAVPQDRNFRGERSFVRIGDRNRIREYANISRATGEGLATVVGSDCYLMAYVHLGHNCQIGDRVVIVNTTQLAGWVRVDDDAYVGGMSGIHQFCRVGRLAMVGGYSVVRQDAPPFTMVVGQPALVRGLNRVGLQRRGISPDDVLVLRRALRLLYGGRRGLRAGVAALRERLGDHPLVQELIVFVEQSQSGGRGIARWSRNGAPVVDEEGEPLPVDLP, from the coding sequence ATGAGCGAGGTGCGGGTGACCGACATCCACCCCACGGCAGTGGTGCACCCGCAGGCCCACCTCGACCCGGGGGTGCGCGTCGGCCCGTACGCGGTGGTGGGCGCGGACGTGGTCATCGGGGCGGGGACGGTGCTGGGGCCGCACGTCGTCATCGAGGACGGCAGCCGCATCGGGCGGGACAACGAGATCGCCACGGGGGCGGTGATCGGTGCCGTGCCCCAGGATCGCAACTTCCGCGGAGAGCGCAGCTTCGTGCGCATCGGCGACCGCAACCGTATCCGCGAGTACGCCAACATCAGCCGGGCCACGGGGGAGGGGCTGGCCACCGTCGTGGGCAGCGACTGCTACCTGATGGCCTACGTCCACCTGGGGCACAACTGTCAGATCGGCGACCGGGTCGTCATCGTGAACACCACACAGCTGGCGGGGTGGGTGCGGGTCGACGATGACGCCTACGTGGGCGGGATGAGCGGTATCCACCAGTTCTGCCGGGTGGGACGGCTGGCCATGGTCGGCGGCTACAGCGTCGTCCGGCAGGACGCCCCGCCCTTCACCATGGTGGTCGGGCAGCCCGCGCTGGTGCGCGGGCTCAACCGCGTGGGCCTGCAGCGGCGCGGCATCTCCCCCGACGACGTCCTGGTCCTGCGCCGCGCGCTGCGGCTCCTCTACGGCGGGCGCCGCGGGCTGCGCGCCGGCGTGGCCGCGCTGCGCGAGCGGCTGGGCGACCACCCCCTGGTCCAGGAGCTGATCGTCTTCGTCGAGCAGTCGCAGTCCGGCGGTCGGGGGATCGCGCGCTGGTCGCGCAACGGCGCGCCGGTGGTGGACGAGGAGGGGGAGCCGCTGCCGGTCGACCTCCCGTGA
- the fabZ gene encoding 3-hydroxyacyl-ACP dehydratase FabZ: protein MTEETGRKDAMAVEEILAVLPHRYPFLLVDRILEVGPDRILGLKNVTINEPYFPGHVPGQPVMPGVLIVEAMAQVAACLILNRPHLRGRLAYFAGIDRCRFRRPVFPGDTLRIEVEMRAVRGRIGKVWAVARVEEQVVAEGELTFALPPEATWGADGRDEGAS from the coding sequence ATGACCGAAGAGACCGGCCGGAAGGACGCCATGGCGGTGGAGGAGATCCTGGCCGTGCTCCCGCACCGCTACCCCTTCCTCCTCGTGGACCGCATCCTCGAGGTGGGCCCCGACCGGATCCTGGGGCTGAAGAACGTCACCATCAACGAGCCCTACTTCCCCGGCCACGTGCCCGGCCAGCCGGTGATGCCGGGCGTGCTCATCGTCGAGGCCATGGCCCAGGTGGCCGCCTGCCTGATCCTCAACCGTCCCCACCTGCGCGGGCGGCTGGCCTACTTCGCCGGCATCGACCGCTGCCGCTTCCGCCGCCCGGTCTTCCCCGGCGACACCCTGCGCATTGAGGTGGAGATGCGGGCCGTGCGCGGGCGCATCGGCAAGGTGTGGGCGGTGGCGCGGGTGGAGGAGCAGGTGGTGGCCGAAGGCGAGCTCACCTTCGCGCTGCCCCCCGAGGCGACCTGGGGGGCCGACGGGAGGGATGAGGGCGCCTCGTGA
- a CDS encoding sigma-70 family RNA polymerase sigma factor, whose amino-acid sequence MMRTTDPFFADYLRELQQVALLTPEEETLLWAQFRAHDDAASRARLIEAYQPLVFKVAMQLRPPDALLMDAIQEGTVGLIEAVERFDPARGVRFSTFATYRIRGAILNALHRERTDASLDQLVEETGEAALATEGVLQRVEDEVLAGEVRQVIADLPPRERAALRALIGEAEPRAVAVDLRVSLSHFYRIQRRALERVRAVLAGPPASADAARP is encoded by the coding sequence ATGATGCGGACGACGGACCCGTTCTTCGCCGATTACCTCCGCGAGCTCCAGCAGGTCGCCCTCCTCACCCCGGAGGAGGAGACGCTGCTGTGGGCGCAGTTTCGCGCCCACGATGACGCCGCCAGCCGGGCACGGCTGATCGAGGCCTATCAGCCGCTGGTCTTCAAGGTGGCCATGCAGCTGCGCCCCCCCGACGCCCTGCTGATGGACGCCATCCAGGAGGGGACGGTGGGGCTCATCGAGGCGGTGGAGCGCTTCGACCCTGCCCGCGGCGTCCGCTTCAGCACCTTCGCCACCTACCGCATCCGCGGGGCCATCCTCAACGCCCTGCACCGCGAGCGCACCGACGCCTCGCTCGACCAGCTGGTCGAAGAGACCGGGGAGGCGGCGTTGGCCACCGAGGGGGTCCTGCAGCGCGTCGAGGACGAGGTGCTGGCGGGGGAGGTGCGCCAGGTCATCGCCGACCTCCCGCCGCGCGAGCGCGCGGCGTTGCGGGCGTTGATCGGGGAAGCGGAGCCGCGCGCGGTGGCCGTGGACCTGCGCGTCAGCCTCTCGCACTTCTACCGGATCCAGCGCCGGGCGCTCGAGCGCGTCCGTGCCGTCCTGGCCGGTCCGCCGGCCTCGGCGGACGCGGCGCGCCCGTGA
- a CDS encoding OmpH family outer membrane protein: MGERLAQVRYSRRTLRTVAAAVVVAVLIVAVVLLGRSGAPPVFGQSFVIGFVDMQRALDAHPRKAASERALQEFFQAKQREFAQRARGLTPEQRQQLDRQLQQQVIQKRQELLGGLDRDLRAAVEEVARAENVSIVLERSVVLFGGVDLTDQVIKRLTGK; this comes from the coding sequence TTGGGAGAACGTCTGGCGCAGGTCCGGTATTCCCGGCGGACGCTGCGCACCGTGGCAGCCGCCGTCGTGGTCGCCGTGCTCATCGTGGCGGTCGTCCTGCTCGGCCGCTCGGGCGCGCCGCCGGTCTTCGGGCAGAGCTTCGTCATCGGCTTCGTGGACATGCAGCGGGCGCTGGACGCGCACCCGCGCAAGGCCGCGTCGGAGCGCGCCCTCCAGGAGTTCTTCCAGGCCAAGCAGCGGGAGTTCGCCCAGCGGGCGCGCGGGCTCACCCCCGAGCAGCGCCAGCAGCTCGACCGCCAGCTGCAACAGCAGGTCATCCAGAAGCGCCAGGAACTGCTGGGCGGGCTGGACCGTGACCTGCGCGCGGCCGTCGAGGAGGTCGCCCGGGCCGAGAACGTCAGCATCGTCCTGGAGCGCTCCGTCGTGTTGTTCGGAGGCGTCGACCTCACCGACCAGGTGATCAAGCGCCTGACCGGGAAGTAG
- the lpxB gene encoding lipid-A-disaccharide synthase, translated as MREGPALFLVAGEVSGDIYGSDLVAALRARRPDLTLVGVGGPRMAAAGCDVLLDTTAWGVIGWAEAVVHLPAFLLRLRRVERLIRRVRPAVLVLIDFPGFNLVLAHRLRGAVPIAYFLPPMVSTRRGDRARRIAALGLHLLPAFTFEAEAYRSAGADAVFVGHPVLDRVRPSDAAGEVRARLALGDGPTVALLPGSRWQELRRHLPVMARALGLAAEEVPGLQAVVLVAAAPFHPWTARTLDRAVPSGIPVRLVPGGTPEGYAALGAADFAVVCSGTATLEAMVLGVPMVIVYRLSRTTWWVARRLAAVGTAGLPSLVAGRLVVPELLQEALTPQRLAAEMVAWLRSPGRRAEMRETLLALRDRLGPGGAAGRAAEAILGLVDAPARPGA; from the coding sequence GTGAGGGAGGGGCCCGCCCTCTTCCTGGTGGCCGGTGAGGTCTCGGGGGACATCTACGGCAGCGACCTCGTCGCCGCGCTGCGGGCGCGGCGCCCCGACCTCACCCTGGTGGGGGTGGGCGGACCGCGCATGGCCGCCGCCGGGTGCGACGTGCTGCTGGACACCACGGCGTGGGGGGTGATCGGCTGGGCCGAGGCGGTGGTGCACCTGCCGGCCTTCCTCCTGCGCCTGCGCCGCGTGGAGCGGCTGATCCGCCGGGTCCGGCCGGCGGTGCTGGTCCTCATCGACTTCCCCGGGTTCAACCTCGTCCTGGCGCACCGCCTGCGCGGGGCCGTCCCCATCGCCTACTTCCTGCCGCCCATGGTCTCCACCCGCCGCGGTGACCGGGCGCGCCGCATCGCCGCGCTGGGCCTGCACCTGCTGCCCGCCTTCACCTTCGAGGCGGAGGCGTACCGGTCGGCTGGTGCCGACGCGGTCTTCGTCGGGCACCCGGTGCTCGACCGCGTCCGTCCCTCCGATGCCGCCGGCGAGGTGCGAGCCCGGTTGGCCCTCGGCGACGGTCCCACGGTGGCCCTCCTGCCCGGCAGCCGCTGGCAGGAGCTCCGCCGCCACCTGCCGGTGATGGCGCGGGCGCTCGGCCTGGCCGCCGAGGAGGTGCCCGGACTCCAGGCCGTGGTGCTGGTCGCCGCCGCGCCGTTCCACCCCTGGACGGCCCGCACGCTGGACCGGGCGGTGCCCTCGGGCATTCCGGTGCGCCTGGTGCCGGGAGGCACGCCGGAGGGCTATGCGGCGCTCGGCGCGGCGGACTTCGCCGTGGTCTGCAGCGGGACGGCGACGCTGGAGGCGATGGTCCTCGGCGTCCCCATGGTGATCGTCTACCGGCTCTCGCGCACGACCTGGTGGGTGGCGCGGCGCCTGGCGGCGGTGGGAACGGCCGGTCTCCCCTCGCTCGTGGCGGGGCGTCTGGTCGTCCCCGAGCTCCTCCAGGAGGCGCTCACGCCGCAGCGGCTGGCCGCGGAGATGGTCGCCTGGTTGCGCTCACCCGGTCGGCGCGCGGAGATGCGAGAGACGCTGCTGGCGCTGCGCGACCGGCTGGGCCCGGGCGGGGCCGCGGGCCGGGCCGCCGAGGCGATCCTGGGGCTTGTGGACGCGCCGGCGCGGCCGGGGGCTTGA
- a CDS encoding OmpH family outer membrane protein, with amino-acid sequence MTLRRPTALLLAVLPLALGGCAPAAVGVVDTNRVLTESVRALSYQRQLDEQEKAMAADLRLLAGRLPPADLEARRNQYLKELEALKAELERRLNEEVRAVIAQVVRERRLRYGVLVKGPIIHAQPGRIVDITDEVIERLR; translated from the coding sequence GTGACCCTGCGCCGCCCGACCGCCCTGCTGCTCGCCGTGCTGCCCCTGGCGCTGGGGGGCTGCGCTCCGGCGGCGGTGGGCGTGGTGGACACCAACCGCGTCCTCACCGAGAGCGTGCGCGCGCTCTCCTACCAGCGGCAGCTCGACGAGCAGGAGAAGGCCATGGCCGCCGACCTGCGGCTGCTCGCGGGGCGGCTCCCCCCCGCCGACCTGGAGGCCCGCCGGAACCAGTACCTCAAGGAGCTGGAGGCCCTCAAGGCCGAGCTGGAGCGGCGGCTGAACGAGGAGGTCCGGGCCGTCATCGCCCAGGTGGTGCGGGAGCGGCGCCTGCGCTACGGGGTGCTGGTGAAGGGGCCGATCATCCACGCCCAGCCCGGGCGCATTGTGGACATCACCGACGAGGTCATCGAGCGCCTGCGGTGA